The Sulfobacillus thermosulfidooxidans genome segment TCGATAGAGGAGGGATCGCCTCCGTGTTCTCCACAAATCCCCACTTTGAGATCAGGTCGCGTCTGACGGCCATCGGCTACAGCAATCTTAATTAGCCGTCCTACACCCTCCCGATCTAGCACCATAAAAGGGTTGTCAGGCAGAATTTTTTCCGCAAGATAATGGGGCAAGAACTTGCTCTCGGCATCATCCCGGCTAAAGCCAAAGGTCGTTTGCGTTAAGTCATTGGTTCCAAATGAGAAGAATTCAGCCTCTTCAGCAATGCTGCCCGCCGTTAACGCGGCACGGGGAATTTCAATCATCGTACCAATCTTGTACGGGAGAGCGATGTTTTCGGCTTCTTGCGTCCGGGCATTAACGTCCGCAATCAATTCTTTCATCTTGGTAAACTCCGCTAAGGTGCCAACCAGTGGAATCATGACTTCCACGACTGGGTGATAGCCCTCACGAAGGAGTTGGGCCTGGGCTTGGAAAATCGCTTGGGCCTGCATCGCGTAAATTTCCGGATACACGATGCCAAGACGCACGCCACGAAAACCGAGCATCGGGTTAAATTCAAAGAGGGTCCTGGCTCGCCGCAAAATCGCTTCTAATCGCACAACATCATCTGTACGCTGCTCTTGGCGCGCTAGGGCCAGTTCTTTTTCGGTGTCGGGGATGTTCGGCAAGAATTCATGCAGGGGCGGATCCAGCAAACGAATAGTGACAGGATACCCATCCATTGCCTTGAGAATCCCGTAAAAGTCGCTTTGTTGCATCGGCAGTAATTCGTTCAACGCTTTTTGACGTTCTTCGAGTGTCTCCGCCAAAATCATTTTTTGCATGACCGGCAAGCGGTCTTGCCCCATAAACATGTGTTCAGTTCGGCACAATCCTACCCCTTGGGCACCAAAATCCCGAGCAATTTGTGCATCTTCAGGCGTATCGGCATTCGCTTCAACGCCTAAACGTTTCATGTCATCGGCCCACTGTAGTAGCGTCGTAAAATCTTCTGACAAGCCCGGATCCACGGTGGGAACGACTCCCAAGACCACGCGGCCTGTCCCTCCATCAATGGTAATCACATCATTGTGCGAGACCTTAACGTCACCGACGTAAAAGACCTCTTCTTCGAGATTAATTCGTACCGCCTCACAGCCCGTAACCGCTGGTTTGCCCATGCCTCGGGCCACAATGGCTGCATGTGAAGTCATGCCGCCGCGGCTAGTCAAGACCCCTTGGGCCGCCACAATTCCATGAATATCATCCGGTGTGGTTTCAGGACGCACTAATATCACGGCTTCACCTTGATTACCTCGCGCCTCAGCTTCATCCGCGTTAAATACCACTTTGCCGGAAGCAGCTCCTGGTGAAGCAGGTAATCCTTGTGCGAGGACATCCAATTTGGCTGAGGGATCAATTTGCCGGTATAACAACCGCGCTACTTGATCCGGGTCTTGCCGTAAAATAGCCTCTTCGCGGGTAATAATTCCTTCCCGTACCAAGTCCACGGCAATTTTTACCGCAGCCCGGGCCGTGCGTTTTCCGGTCCGTGTCTGCAATAAATAGAGTTTCTCACGTTCCACAGTAAATTCGATGTCTTGCATGTCCCGGTAATGTTTTTCAAGTAGGGCACAAACCTCGGTAATTTCTTGAAACGTCTTGGGCATTTCCTGTGCCATCTCTTGAATCGGCTTCGGCGTGCGAATGCCGGCGACCACATCTTCCCCTTGAGCATTCGTCAAGTATTCCCCATACATACCGGGTTCTCCCGTATTCGGATTTCTTGTAAATAATACCCCGGTCGCCGAAGTCGGACCCATATTTCCGAAGACCATGGACTGTACATTGACAGCCGTTCCGAGCGTCTCAGGAATTTTGTTTAACCGTCTGTAAACAATGGCACGCGGATTTTTCCACGAGTCGAAAACCGCCTTAATCGCCATCTCGAGCTGTTCCCTGGCATTTTCCGGAAATTCTCGCCCGGTAACTTCACGCACTAATTCTTTATAACGTGTAATCAGGATTTCGAGATAGGATTCGTTCAAGTCCGGATCCAAGGTCACACCGGCTTCATCTTTGACCTCTTGCAGGATGTGCTCAAACCGGTGATGCTCCATATGCATGACCACATTGCCAAACATTTGAATAAATCGGCGGTAACTATCTAGCGCAAACCGGCGATTTTGCGTTAACCGTGCCAATCCCTCGGTAGTCTGAGTATTGAGACCCAAGTTCAGCACAGTATCCATCATGCCAGGCATAGATATGGGAGCTCCTGACCGGACCGAAACCAACAGTGGTTTGTCAGGATCTCCCAGTGTTCGGGATAATTTCTGTTCCAACAACCGCAGGTTCTCCCAAACCTCATCCATCATGCCTTCGGGAAACTGTCCTAACTCCTGGTAAAGATTACATGCCTCTGTCGTAATCGTAAACCCGGGAGGGACCGGTAATCCTATGTAACTCATTTCTGCTAAACCGGCGCCTTTTCCTCCCAATAAGTCACGCTGATTGGCCCGTCCTTGTTCGAACGGAAACACATACCGAGACATTTCTAGTGGTGTCCTCCTTGTCTGATCTCTAATACTCTTGTCGCCGTTTCTTCAACGGCATGATTACTAACATCAACCACCGGGCATTTTAACCGATTGAAGATGTCCCACGCATAGTCTAATTCTGCCACAATTCGTTCCATTGTGGCATATTGTGCTGACGATCCTAATCCTAAAGATTTTAGTCGTTGCCGTCTAATGCTCATTAATAACTCGGCGTCAATCACTAAACCGATACTTTTGTTTCGGCCCTCTTGAAAAACCTCTTGCGGAACCGGCACTTCGGGTACCAGCGGCACATTGGCAACTTTCAGGCGATGATTTGCCAAATATAAGCTGACAGGAGTTTTGCTGGTGCGGGAAACGCCTAACAACACAATATCGGCCTCACGGATGCCCCGGGGATCTTTGCCGTCATCATACTTCACCGCAAATTCGATGGCTTCGACCCGATCAAAATATTCGCGGTCAAGCCGGTGTGAAAGGCCAGGAACCAGCTGAGGTTTCAGTCCCAGCGTGTCCTCCAAAGCTTGAATTACGGGCCCCATGACATCGACGGTGCGAATGCCAAGTTCTTCCGCACGCCGTTTTAAATACGCACTTAAATCGGGGCGCACAATTGTATAAATCACGATGGCTGTCTCGCCTGCTGCCCGTTCCAAGACGGCATCGATACCACGACAATCCGACACATTGGACAGCCGTTCAATACGAATTTCAGCTTGATCGAACTGAATTGCCGCTCCGTGGGCAACGCGTTCAGCAGTTTCGCCCAAGGAGTCGGAGACAATATAGATTCTTCCACGATGGGCCATATTTTTCCTCCTAAACTGACAGTTGCCTCAGGTCGAAGAATCGATTATAAGCTTCCCGGGCGTACGCCAACAATGATGTCCGACGCATCCTCACAGCAGGATCCGGATCATTGATCAAGACGGCATCAAATAAGGCATCCACAGCTTTAGACAAATCTTGAATAGCAATCCACCATTCATCCATGGACCCGCTATGGTTTAACGCATTGTGGGCCGCCTCCCATACTGTTTGTTCAATGGGCAATTCCCATTCAGGTATCATTTCGGGCACACGGGCATCTTTAATGACCCGGTCAATACGCTTGAAAGACAAAGCCACGGCTTCCCAATTTGGATCCTTAATGATTGTGGTCAGGAAATCTAATCGTTCCTGGTAGGTGTACCAGGGCAAAGATACCGATAAAATCGCGTGGGCTGTCTGTTCGGGTATCTGATGAACCTCATCTAAATAATGTTCCAATCGCGCTATGGCCAAGTCATATGATTCATCTACGGCCATCTGATCCACCGCTAATATCTGCCCTGCCAAAGCAAATAAATCATAGGCCGGATATTGCCAAATAGCCGATTCAGCTAAAATGCGCCCAATAGCCAACGCCGCCCGGCGTAAGCCAAAAGGATCTTCCGAACCCGTCGGTTTTAACCCGTGGGCAGCTCCCTCCAAAACGGTATCCAAACGATCTAACAACACAAGAATTTGACCCATCGGAGATCTAGGAATATGATCGCCTTGAAAACCCGGGTGATATTGTTCTCCAATGGCGGTGGCCACATCGTCCGCTAATCCCTCATGACGGGCATAAATTTCCCCCATAATGCCTTGCAGTTCCGGAAATTCTTGCACGACTTGCGTTAACAAATCTGCCTTATACAACTCGATGACCGCATTAAAATGGTCTTGTTGTGTTTTATTCAAAGGCCATCGGTCCCGAGTTGCCTCAAAAAGGGCGTGTACTCTTTGAATCTTGTCCCCATACGTTCCTAATTTGGCATGGAAGATGACACGGTCCAGCTGAGGACGACGCTCATTCAAAGAATGCTGAAGATCTACTCGGTAAAAATATAAGGCATCGGAAAGACGGGCTCGGAGGACTTTTTCGTTTCCATGTCGCACCGAATCCAAATCTGTGCCAATTCCATTGCGCACTCCAACAAAATAAGGCAACAAGGTGCCCTGCTCGCTCCATACGGGAAAATACCGTTGATGGACACGCATCGACGTAACCACAATAGGCGCAGGAACTTCTAGAAAGGCCTCATCAAAATGTCCGAGAAAGGGCGTGGGCCATTCCACAAGCTCTGTCACCTCTTCCAACAGGTCTTCATCACGGTCAATATGTCCCTTGACACTTTCAGCCAAATCATTGGCTTCATTTTCGATCACTTGTTTACGGCGGTCGGCATCTAACATGACCAGGCCCCGTGCCAGAGCTTGTTCGTAGGAGGCAATACCGTGAATCGCCAGCGAACCCGGATGGTCAGTGCGGTTTCCATAGGTTTTCGGTTCTCCTATCACTCCAGCAATCGTGACGGGCACAAAAGTGTCATCAATCCATAAACTACACCATCTAACCGGGCGGATAAAACGATAGTCATCGCTGCCCCAGCGCATGCTACGCGGCAAAGGAATCCGGGAAAAGGCTTTTTCCACCGCAGGTGCCAACAACTCTTCCAATGGGCGAATAGGTTGGTCAATGTCCACACAGACATAGACCTTATCGCCCTCTGTCATCGTCTCCACCTCACCGGGGGACACACCTACACGCCGGCAAAATCCTAGCAAAGCTGGCGTGGGTATATTGTCCTTATAGGCACTCGTTAACAAAGGACCGCGAATTCTTTCCCGTAATGGATCTTGTTCCTTGCGTGCCTGGGCCATGACCACTAAACGTCTTGGCGTCGCCAACGCTTGCACATTGCGTACAACAATCCGCTGTGCTTGTAATTCTTCGACAATCAGGTTGCCAAAATTGGTGACAATATCTCGCAAATATTGGCTAGGAATTTCTTCGACGCCGACTTCCACGAAAACCTGGCGCATATCTGGAGAAATGTCGTAATCAATCATGACAAGGCTTCCTCCTTTGCTGCCTGGTTTTGGATCTGGTCTAAATATTTTTGTGCGGCGATGCGTGCCAAAGCTCGCATGCGTCCGAGATAGGCTTGCCGTTCAGTCACCGAAATGGCTCCTAGCGCATCTAACGTATTGAAAACATGGGAACATTTGATCAAATATTCGTATCCCGGCCTGACGAGCCCTTGTTCCAACAGGCGTTTAGCTTCGGACTCATATAAGTCAAACAATTGAAATAAGACCGGGGCAGAAGCATGTTCAAAACTATAGGATGCTTGTTCCCATTCCACCCGGCGAAATAAGCTATCGTAACTCACACCCGGAGCCCAATCAATTGACCAAATTTCATCCACACCAACCAAATAACTCACGATACGCTCTAATCCATACGTTAATTCAGCAGAAACCGGTCGACATTCTTGTCCACCCATTTGCTGAAAATAAGTAAATTGACTAATTTCCATCCCATCGAGCCAGACTTCCCATCCTAGGCCCCATGCTCCAAGACTGGGTGCTTCCCAATTGTCTTCGACAAAGCGAATGTCGTGTTGCCGCCGGTCTAAGCCTAAATGCTCTAAACTCCCAAGATAAAGTTCAATGACGTCATCCGGAGCCGGCTTTAGTAATACCTGAAATTGATGATGTTGGTAAACGCGATTAGGATTCTCCCCATAGCGTCCATCGACCGGACGTCTGGATGGCTGAACGTAGGCCACTCGCCAGGGATCAGGCCCTAGCGCCCGAAAAAATGTTAACGGGTTCATCGTTCCTGCCCCCATTTCAATATCATAGGGCTCAGCAATCATGCACCCGTGATCTTTCCAATAAGTTTTCAGGGCCATCACAATATCTTGTAGGGTCAACGTGGCTTATTCCTCTCTTTCTCTACCATATTCTCGACTTCACGCACGAATTGCAAAGAGCGTGGCATCTGGCCAATATGACTCTCGACATATCGGCCAAAAACAGTAAAGAGCTGCTCAGCAATGAGTCCCTTGGCATCATAATTCCCAATTTTGCTAACGTCCAGTGTCATCCACTGCTGCCATGTACGCAATGTGCCAACAGAAATTTCCATTCCATAATGATTATTCTCCCGATGAGGGGCAGGGATATGTTCATGGCAATAGAGCACATCATTCTCCCAATCCACAACAACGGTGGGAGAAACAGGACGCCTATGGCAAACCTCGCATGTATCCCATTTCGGCGCATATCCCGCCAATTTAAGCAAGTGCCAACCCGCAGTTAAGGCAATACTTAAGGATCCCGGAGTCACGCTGAGCCGTTCCCATGCCGCAATAAGCCACGGCACAACAGCGGGGTTTGCGTCACGTTCTTGAAACATTTCATCGACGAAATCTGCTAAAAACATGGCCCAGCTTAATTTATCTAAATCTTTTTGCAACCCCGGAAAACCATCCACCAAGTCCACGGCGGTTAAGGTATCTAAATTAGAACGCCCATGATAAACTTGACACACGACATAGGACAAAGGATAAATCCCCGCCAAGCGACTTTTAGGTCGTCTGGCCCCTTTTGCCACCGCGCCAATTTTTCCCGATTTGATGCCATATAGGGTTAAAAGCAGATCAGCTTCACGGTAGGGCCTAGATTTTAAGATTACCATGTGGTCTTGATATTGCGCCATATCATGACTCCACTTTGGGATAACCAAAACGAGTCAACCATGCATCCTGATCCCGCCAGTGGCCCCGGACTTTCACCCAGAGGTCTAAGTATACCTGTTTATTGTAATATTCTTCCAAATCCTTCCGGGCAAGTTGCCCAATTTGTTTCAGCATCTGCCCATGGTTGCCAATAATAATGGCTTTCTGACTGTCTCGTTCCACATAGATCGCGGCGCGAATATACATCAAATGATCGGAGCGGGGTTGTCTTTCTTCAATGGTCACGGCCACAGAATGCGGGACTTCATCACGTGTTTGTTCCAGAATCTTTTCACGGATGACTTCTGAAACATAAAAATCTTCGGTTTGATCGGTCACCATGTCTTCGGGAAAATAAGGCATCCCTTCGGGCAACAGCTGCCACAATGTATCCATGAGGGGTTGTAAGCCCGACTCTAACTGGGCAGACACAACGAAATGATGACGGTACGGTGCCAATTCCAAATAGGGATCTAACCGGCCCGTTGTGTTAGCGACAAGATCGCTCTTATTTCCAATGAGGACCGCCATTTGACCCGATTGACGAATCGTTCGTGCAATCTGCAGATCTTCATCCCGTGGAGGTTTGGAGATATCCACCACATGAGCGATAATGTCAACTTCCCGCAATGCTCGCATCACTGTAGCGACCATGCGCTCATCCAGTTTATGCTTAGGACGCAGAACACCTGGGGTATCCACAAATACGATTTGACCCTGGGCATCGTGCAAAACCCCCTGAATACGGTTGCGTGTCGTCTGGGGTTTGGGGGTGGTAATAGCGATTTTCCGACCCAACAATGCATTCAGTAAGGTCGATTTGCCTACATTGGGACGTCCCACCAGCGCAACAAATCCTGATTTATATGCCATACTTTCGCTCCTTGCTTATTCCAGAGAAGACGGATTGAGTTGAAAACTTTCGGGCAATAATTCATGTAACCAAAAATGCTTGATGTCTTGGCCATCACCATAAGAGACATACACATGCAGATCACCAAACTCGCTAAGAACTTGCCGACATCCCCCGCAGGGCATCGCCAAGCTCTTATCCCCAACGATAAAGATAGCATCAAATAGACGTGAGCCTGATGACACTGCAGACGCTACAGCCGCTCGTTCCGCACATAAACTCAAAGGATAGCTTGCGTTTTCAACATTGCAACCAATAAAGATTTGCCCGTCACGACTCAACAAGGCCGCCCCCACTGGAAAATGGGAGTAAGGTACATAGGCATGATGACGCACTGCAATCGCCTTTTCACGAAGAACGTCTGGTGATATTGTCGACACCTGACCACCGTCTCCTTTACGCCATTCAGTCATCCTCATCGTTGGTTTGCTCGGGCTTTTGCGCTTTGATAATCACGCGTGCAACGCGCCGGCCAACAACTTTGGAAACCGTAAACTCAAGATTATCCCACCGGACGATCTCTCCTTCCACAGGAGCTCGCCCCAACAAGTGCAAAATTAATCCCCCCACCGTATCAAAATCTTCATGCGGCAAGTCTACATCTAAAATATCATTTACTTCTTCCAATTGAACCATGCCTGCCACGTCAATGACTCCATCGTCTAGCTGACGTATTGGTTGATCTTCCTGGTCGTATTCATCTTGGATCTCACCGACAATTTCTTCGAGCAAATCTTCAATAGTTACAATACCGGCGGTTCCACCATATTCATCCAGTACGACAGCAATCTGGGTTCTTTGACGCCTAAAATCTGCCAGCAATTCATCCACTTTTTTGGTTTCAGGAATATATAACACAGGGCGAGCCAATTCTCCAATCGGCGTTTGGGGATCGCGTTCTTTTAAATAAGCCAAAATATCTCGGGCATAAATAACCCCTACGACATCATCAATTGTTTTTCGAAACACAGGAAGACGGGAATGGCCCCAATGTATGACCGCATCCCACGCTTCCCGCAGAGGTGCCGTGTCGGGCAACGCATTCACGTCAATTCGTGGCACCATCACTTCTCGCGCCACTGTCTCACCTAAATCAAAGATGCCCTGAATCATTTGTCTTTCGTCAGCTTCTAATAAACCTTCTTCTTCGCCTACTTCGACCATGCTCCGGATTTCCTCTTCAGTCAAAAGACGGCCTCCTTCAGCGCGAGCGCCAAACAGACGAATAATGCCCACCCCAAACCAGGTGAGCACACGCACGACCGGATAGAATATTCGGGCCGAGGCTTCAAGGAAAAAGGCAAAACGCAATGCCACACGTTCGGAATTATGTGCTGCATAGGTCTTAGGAATAATTTCTGCCACTAACAAAATGAATAACGTCATCACTACGGTGGCAATGGCAATTCCATTGCTGCCAAAATAATAGATAAATACACCGGTGGCAATTGTCGATGCCATGATATTGGTTAAATTGTTGCCGAACAACACCGTTCCTAGTAACCTATTGGGTTGTTCTACTAAGCGCTCTAGCCAACGTCCCTGTTTATGCCCTTCCTCGACGAGATTGCGGACTTTTCCCCGCGATAAGGACATCATCGCGGTTTCCGTCATCGAGTACATTGCCGAGAGGCCCACAAGAACAATTAGTACTACTATCGGGCCCCACCGTATAGCTCTCACCGGTTTTTGTCCTTCCCCTTTCGCCGTCCCGGTCAGTTTTCAATGATCTTGCGATGTCGGGTGACCATGCCAAGTACGAGGCAGCCAAATAACCATCAACAGAATTCCCACCAGTACTAGCAACAATAAAATGGTTACCCCCCGCTCATTGTTCCATCGTACCATAAATTCCTCGCCAAATGACGGCAACCGTGGCACGAAAACCCATAAACCCAACAAGGCGGCTCCGATGGCGGCTAGTAGGACGGCGCCAGCTGCAACATCCTTCGCCGTCTGGGCTAAGGGATGAATTTCTGGACTCGCCAAATCCACCACGGCTTCTACCGCTGTATTCAACATTTCGGCTACCATCACCACCATAATGGCAGCTAATACCACAATAAACTCGCGTTTAGGCAAATTCAGTATCCATCCCAAAATCATCACAAATGCGGCAGTAAAAAAATGTAAGCGTAAATTCCTTTGTGTGACGAACGCATAACGCAAGCCTGAAAACGCGTACCGAAAAGATTCTTGAAGGTTTTCAGCGCGTTTCACGACTTAGGCCGATGCCTCCTAAAATCTCTTCCGTTTTGGCCATCATTCGCTGCTCCTCGTCGGGTGTCTCATGATCCCAGCCCAGCAAATGCAAGATGCCATGCACTGTTAAGAATCCCAGTTCCCGCTCAAAACTATGCCCATATTCGAGAGCTTGTTGGCGCGTCCGGTCCAACGAAATCACAATATCTCCTAAAACAGGATCGTCAAACGCGTCCTCTCCTTCTCGTTGACTAAAGGACAAGACATCCGTCGGACGATCCACACCCCGATACGTGCGGTTCAACTCGTGAATTGTCGAATCATCCGTCAGAACAATACTGAGCTCGGCGTCCTCAAGCCCGCCTAGATTATCGAGAGCTGCGATGGCTACCCGTCGAACGGTCTCCTCCAATTCGGCGGATGAACCGGGAGGACTTTCCACCCATATGTCCATGACTATGACTCCTCTCCATTTCCTTTAAAACTTTTTCAGGATATTCAATGCGCTGGTGAAATACGCCCGTTAACACCCGCACGAATGTGCGCGCGATAATGTCCAACTCTTTCAGTGTAAGATTGGATTCGTCCAGTTGGCCATCCTCCAAACGGTCTTTAATAATTTTACGTACCACTTGTTCTATAGCTTGCGGTGTCGGCTGCTTCAAAGTCCGGCTGGTGGCTTCAGAGGCATCCGCTAGCATGACAATGGCTGTTTCTTTACTTTGCGGCCTTGGTCCATCATAACGGTAATCCTCTTCCAACACACCTTCTCCCGTATCCGCCTGTAACGCCTTATGGTAGAAAAAGCTAATCAATGTGGTCCCGTGATGTTCCCGGATAAAGTTAATAATGGCGTCGGGAATATGATATTGGCGCGCTAATTCAATCCCATCGCGAACATGGGAGGAGATGATAAGCGCCGATAAAGCTGGCGCTAATTTGTCGTGGGGATTATCCGCACCAAATTGGTTGTCCACAAAGAAATAAGGGCGCTTTGACTTACCGATATCATGGTAGTAGGCTCCCACCCGTGCCAATAGGGAATTGCCGCCTACCGCTTCCGTGGCTTGCTCCGCTAAATTTCCCACCATAATACTATGATGATAGGTACCGGGCGCTTCTACGAGCAACTTTCGTAATAAGGGCTGGTTAGGATTACTCAACTCAATCAGCTTCATCGAGGTGATGATACCAAACGGCCCTTCCAGAAATGGAATGGAGCCCATGGCCAAAATTGCCGCCAACACACCGTCTAAGA includes the following:
- the ppdK gene encoding pyruvate, phosphate dikinase — its product is MSRYVFPFEQGRANQRDLLGGKGAGLAEMSYIGLPVPPGFTITTEACNLYQELGQFPEGMMDEVWENLRLLEQKLSRTLGDPDKPLLVSVRSGAPISMPGMMDTVLNLGLNTQTTEGLARLTQNRRFALDSYRRFIQMFGNVVMHMEHHRFEHILQEVKDEAGVTLDPDLNESYLEILITRYKELVREVTGREFPENAREQLEMAIKAVFDSWKNPRAIVYRRLNKIPETLGTAVNVQSMVFGNMGPTSATGVLFTRNPNTGEPGMYGEYLTNAQGEDVVAGIRTPKPIQEMAQEMPKTFQEITEVCALLEKHYRDMQDIEFTVEREKLYLLQTRTGKRTARAAVKIAVDLVREGIITREEAILRQDPDQVARLLYRQIDPSAKLDVLAQGLPASPGAASGKVVFNADEAEARGNQGEAVILVRPETTPDDIHGIVAAQGVLTSRGGMTSHAAIVARGMGKPAVTGCEAVRINLEEEVFYVGDVKVSHNDVITIDGGTGRVVLGVVPTVDPGLSEDFTTLLQWADDMKRLGVEANADTPEDAQIARDFGAQGVGLCRTEHMFMGQDRLPVMQKMILAETLEERQKALNELLPMQQSDFYGILKAMDGYPVTIRLLDPPLHEFLPNIPDTEKELALARQEQRTDDVVRLEAILRRARTLFEFNPMLGFRGVRLGIVYPEIYAMQAQAIFQAQAQLLREGYHPVVEVMIPLVGTLAEFTKMKELIADVNARTQEAENIALPYKIGTMIEIPRAALTAGSIAEEAEFFSFGTNDLTQTTFGFSRDDAESKFLPHYLAEKILPDNPFMVLDREGVGRLIKIAVADGRQTRPDLKVGICGEHGGDPSSIEFCHLAGLNYVSASPYRVPIARLAAAQANLRHP
- a CDS encoding pyruvate, water dikinase regulatory protein, producing the protein MAHRGRIYIVSDSLGETAERVAHGAAIQFDQAEIRIERLSNVSDCRGIDAVLERAAGETAIVIYTIVRPDLSAYLKRRAEELGIRTVDVMGPVIQALEDTLGLKPQLVPGLSHRLDREYFDRVEAIEFAVKYDDGKDPRGIREADIVLLGVSRTSKTPVSLYLANHRLKVANVPLVPEVPVPQEVFQEGRNKSIGLVIDAELLMSIRRQRLKSLGLGSSAQYATMERIVAELDYAWDIFNRLKCPVVDVSNHAVEETATRVLEIRQGGHH
- the glyS gene encoding glycine--tRNA ligase subunit beta, translated to MIDYDISPDMRQVFVEVGVEEIPSQYLRDIVTNFGNLIVEELQAQRIVVRNVQALATPRRLVVMAQARKEQDPLRERIRGPLLTSAYKDNIPTPALLGFCRRVGVSPGEVETMTEGDKVYVCVDIDQPIRPLEELLAPAVEKAFSRIPLPRSMRWGSDDYRFIRPVRWCSLWIDDTFVPVTIAGVIGEPKTYGNRTDHPGSLAIHGIASYEQALARGLVMLDADRRKQVIENEANDLAESVKGHIDRDEDLLEEVTELVEWPTPFLGHFDEAFLEVPAPIVVTSMRVHQRYFPVWSEQGTLLPYFVGVRNGIGTDLDSVRHGNEKVLRARLSDALYFYRVDLQHSLNERRPQLDRVIFHAKLGTYGDKIQRVHALFEATRDRWPLNKTQQDHFNAVIELYKADLLTQVVQEFPELQGIMGEIYARHEGLADDVATAIGEQYHPGFQGDHIPRSPMGQILVLLDRLDTVLEGAAHGLKPTGSEDPFGLRRAALAIGRILAESAIWQYPAYDLFALAGQILAVDQMAVDESYDLAIARLEHYLDEVHQIPEQTAHAILSVSLPWYTYQERLDFLTTIIKDPNWEAVALSFKRIDRVIKDARVPEMIPEWELPIEQTVWEAAHNALNHSGSMDEWWIAIQDLSKAVDALFDAVLINDPDPAVRMRRTSLLAYAREAYNRFFDLRQLSV
- the glyQ gene encoding glycine--tRNA ligase subunit alpha, which translates into the protein MTLQDIVMALKTYWKDHGCMIAEPYDIEMGAGTMNPLTFFRALGPDPWRVAYVQPSRRPVDGRYGENPNRVYQHHQFQVLLKPAPDDVIELYLGSLEHLGLDRRQHDIRFVEDNWEAPSLGAWGLGWEVWLDGMEISQFTYFQQMGGQECRPVSAELTYGLERIVSYLVGVDEIWSIDWAPGVSYDSLFRRVEWEQASYSFEHASAPVLFQLFDLYESEAKRLLEQGLVRPGYEYLIKCSHVFNTLDALGAISVTERQAYLGRMRALARIAAQKYLDQIQNQAAKEEALS
- the recO gene encoding DNA repair protein RecO, with the translated sequence MAQYQDHMVILKSRPYREADLLLTLYGIKSGKIGAVAKGARRPKSRLAGIYPLSYVVCQVYHGRSNLDTLTAVDLVDGFPGLQKDLDKLSWAMFLADFVDEMFQERDANPAVVPWLIAAWERLSVTPGSLSIALTAGWHLLKLAGYAPKWDTCEVCHRRPVSPTVVVDWENDVLYCHEHIPAPHRENNHYGMEISVGTLRTWQQWMTLDVSKIGNYDAKGLIAEQLFTVFGRYVESHIGQMPRSLQFVREVENMVEKERNKPR
- the era gene encoding GTPase Era translates to MAYKSGFVALVGRPNVGKSTLLNALLGRKIAITTPKPQTTRNRIQGVLHDAQGQIVFVDTPGVLRPKHKLDERMVATVMRALREVDIIAHVVDISKPPRDEDLQIARTIRQSGQMAVLIGNKSDLVANTTGRLDPYLELAPYRHHFVVSAQLESGLQPLMDTLWQLLPEGMPYFPEDMVTDQTEDFYVSEVIREKILEQTRDEVPHSVAVTIEERQPRSDHLMYIRAAIYVERDSQKAIIIGNHGQMLKQIGQLARKDLEEYYNKQVYLDLWVKVRGHWRDQDAWLTRFGYPKVES
- a CDS encoding cytidine deaminase, which codes for MSTISPDVLREKAIAVRHHAYVPYSHFPVGAALLSRDGQIFIGCNVENASYPLSLCAERAAVASAVSSGSRLFDAIFIVGDKSLAMPCGGCRQVLSEFGDLHVYVSYGDGQDIKHFWLHELLPESFQLNPSSLE
- a CDS encoding hemolysin family protein, which encodes MRAIRWGPIVVLIVLVGLSAMYSMTETAMMSLSRGKVRNLVEEGHKQGRWLERLVEQPNRLLGTVLFGNNLTNIMASTIATGVFIYYFGSNGIAIATVVMTLFILLVAEIIPKTYAAHNSERVALRFAFFLEASARIFYPVVRVLTWFGVGIIRLFGARAEGGRLLTEEEIRSMVEVGEEEGLLEADERQMIQGIFDLGETVAREVMVPRIDVNALPDTAPLREAWDAVIHWGHSRLPVFRKTIDDVVGVIYARDILAYLKERDPQTPIGELARPVLYIPETKKVDELLADFRRQRTQIAVVLDEYGGTAGIVTIEDLLEEIVGEIQDEYDQEDQPIRQLDDGVIDVAGMVQLEEVNDILDVDLPHEDFDTVGGLILHLLGRAPVEGEIVRWDNLEFTVSKVVGRRVARVIIKAQKPEQTNDEDD
- a CDS encoding diacylglycerol kinase family protein, translated to MKRAENLQESFRYAFSGLRYAFVTQRNLRLHFFTAAFVMILGWILNLPKREFIVVLAAIMVVMVAEMLNTAVEAVVDLASPEIHPLAQTAKDVAAGAVLLAAIGAALLGLWVFVPRLPSFGEEFMVRWNNERGVTILLLLVLVGILLMVIWLPRTWHGHPTSQDH
- the ybeY gene encoding rRNA maturation RNase YbeY, producing the protein MDIWVESPPGSSAELEETVRRVAIAALDNLGGLEDAELSIVLTDDSTIHELNRTYRGVDRPTDVLSFSQREGEDAFDDPVLGDIVISLDRTRQQALEYGHSFERELGFLTVHGILHLLGWDHETPDEEQRMMAKTEEILGGIGLSRETR